A part of Terriglobales bacterium genomic DNA contains:
- a CDS encoding IS5/IS1182 family transposase, with amino-acid sequence IERLFAWLHNYRRVVTRWEYHAANFLGMVQLACVLVLLRHL; translated from the coding sequence CATCGAGCGTTTGTTCGCCTGGTTGCATAACTATCGCCGCGTGGTCACCCGCTGGGAGTACCACGCGGCCAACTTCCTCGGCATGGTTCAGCTCGCGTGCGTTCTGGTCCT